DNA from Hwangdonia lutea:
GGTGGCGTTCGTGTGGGCATCGAGGATAATATTTGGTATGATGCCGCCAGAACCAAACTAGCTACCAATGCCGATTTGTTAAAGCGCGTACATCTTATCGCCAATGCCAACGGACGCTCGGTGATGCCACCCAAAGATTTTCGGGTTAAAATGAATTTAGAACCTGGTTTTGGTAAATACGGGCGAAACTTTAAATAAAGCGCGTTTATGAAAACAAAGGAAAATCAGCATACACCCGCATTAAAAAAATATTACAACGTTGTTAAAAACGGCTTGTTTCTTTTCGGATTGAGAAATAGGTTGGCTAACCTAGGCATCGATATCAACCCGTATTATTGGGTTGAAGAAGAATACAAAAAGTGCGATGTCCCCAAAATAAAAGATGATGCTTCACAATACACCTTAAAATATCTAACACACGATCAAGTTAAATCCATTACGCAGCATTATGGCACCTACTATAATGAAGTTTTAAAAGGACTGGAAAAAGGCCAACTATGTGTAGGGCTTGAACACCGTGGCGAAATTGCCTGTTACACCTTTGTAGATTTAAAGGATTTCGAGTTTAAAGGACGGCTTTTTAAACTAAAACCCAACGAAGCTTATCTATTAAACATGTGGACGTTCAGTGAATACCGCGGAAAAAATTTAGCACCCTATTTGCGTTATCAAACCTATAGATTGTTGGAAGAGCGTGGCATAACCGCAAAATATAGTATTACGCAGTACTTCAATAAATCTTCCATAAAATTTAAAAACAAACTAAACTCTAAACACCACTTTCTTTATTTAAGTGTTGTCTTGTTTAAAAAATATGAGTGGAATTTTACCTTAAAAAAGTATTGAACACAACTATAAAACCGATTATAATTTGGGCGTTACCCCGCTTGGTCGCTGAGGCTCCCGAAACGGGGTCGGGCTTTCCAATACAATCTTTTTTTCGTGCCTCAAAAAAGGATTTCCATTACAATCCCTAACGCGGATACATCATGTTTTTAGTTTATTAAATAAATGTATAGTGTCTTCAAATTATTATTTGAATTTGTACGAAAAAAATGATACATTCGTTTACCTGTGCTGAACTTGTTTCAGTAACGTTGAATATAAATCATTTGCCCTGAATTTATTTCGGTATTAAAACGGATTGATTACTTAAAAGCCATTAGACACCATTAAAAACAAATAATGAGAAAAATATTTTACTTTTTACTTACATTAACATTTCTAACTTCTTGTAATGAAAAGAAGACAAACGATTATGCAAAAAGCGTAAAATCTACACAAGTTACTTCTAGTCCAACAAAGATTATTTTAAGTATAAAAGGCTATAACCCAAGTGAACATAAAAAATATATTGATATACAAATTATTACTTCTTTAAAACCGATAAAAGAGCAATTAAAAATTTCTGATGACGGAACTGTAAATTATGTGTTTTTAAACCAAAATAAAAAAGAAATAATTTTTGATTATGACAGTAGGACATTTTCATTGATTGTGAGCCCAAATGAAGAAGTATTAGTGGACTTAAATATTAAGGAATTATTGAATTGGTCTAAATTCAAAAATCCTAAAATAAGCGGAACAAATAAAACCACTAACAATTTAATTTTAGCTAATGCATCGTTTATTGATAGCTTAATTAAACAATCAACAAATGCTTTTGTTAAAGATAGTACATTAAACAATATTCGCTATAAAAACAAACGACTATCTGAAATGACAAATCAGTTAAAGGTTTTCAATAAATATGTGTCTGACAAAAAAATTAAAGATAAAATTTTCATCGATTGGGGCAAATCACAAATCAAATATAAAACAGGTTATGACTTAAGCTTATACCTTTCTATGAATAAAAGTAACCGAGATTTAGATGATGAAAATGAATATTTCAGTTTTATAAATGATGTAGGGTTTAATTCTAGCAATGAAATAATATTCAAAGTATATTTAGATTATTTAGAATCGTTAACAGGAAGCTATAATCTAATAGGTAATTGGTGTAATAAATATAAACTTAAAAGGGAAAATTTAAAAAAGCTTTGGCCTACACCATATTTTTTAAAGCTTGAAATACTTAAAAAACTTCCTCAAGGAAAAGATAGGGAAATAATGATGGCGTATCTATTTAAAAACGAAATTAGGCTATCAAAATACACAGGAAAAGAAATACCTAAAACCTATTTTGACTCTTTAAACCTTTATACTAAACCTGACTACATCTCCCAACTATTAAAAAAACAAGAAGTAGAAAGCAAACCAATTGAGGATTTAATAAAAGAATATGACTTAAACGAAAAGGAGAAAAACGAACTATTAGATTTATATAAAGACACCAAAGGTAAAGTGATTTATCACGATTTCT
Protein-coding regions in this window:
- a CDS encoding TlpA family protein disulfide reductase, which translates into the protein MRKIFYFLLTLTFLTSCNEKKTNDYAKSVKSTQVTSSPTKIILSIKGYNPSEHKKYIDIQIITSLKPIKEQLKISDDGTVNYVFLNQNKKEIIFDYDSRTFSLIVSPNEEVLVDLNIKELLNWSKFKNPKISGTNKTTNNLILANASFIDSLIKQSTNAFVKDSTLNNIRYKNKRLSEMTNQLKVFNKYVSDKKIKDKIFIDWGKSQIKYKTGYDLSLYLSMNKSNRDLDDENEYFSFINDVGFNSSNEIIFKVYLDYLESLTGSYNLIGNWCNKYKLKRENLKKLWPTPYFLKLEILKKLPQGKDREIMMAYLFKNEIRLSKYTGKEIPKTYFDSLNLYTKPDYISQLLKKQEVESKPIEDLIKEYDLNEKEKNELLDLYKDTKGKVIYHDFWATWCAPCMKELPNYNKLIATTKGKNVDFVFYGVHMKKEEWKKTINNLDLNGKHYLLTKNQLAFFEKYFGVSSFPHHQIIKSDGTIGEKVTFGTYPNNFDVINELIKKHQI